Genomic window (Streptomyces cadmiisoli):
CGTCCCGCGCATCCGTGAGATCTGGGCGAAGCTCGTCGAGAAGCTCGACAACCAGACCTTCTACGGGTTCCTCTGCGACTCCGAGGCCTTCAAGTCCTTCCGGCACCGCGAGATCTTCGGCCAGGTCGGCTTCGGCACCGGCGGCTGGGACACCGACTTCCCCAACTCCATCCTGGAGATCCTGCGGGTCGTCTACACCGAGGCCGACGACCACCACCGCGGCATCGTCGGCGGCTCCCAGCAGCTGCCGCAGCGCCTGTGGGAGCGCGCGCCGGGGAAGATCGTGCACTGGCCGTACGGCACGTCGCTGGCCACGCTGCACGAGGGTGGCGAGCCCCGCCCGGCCGTGACCCGTCTGAACCGCACCGCGGGCAACCGGATCACGGTCACCGACGCGGCCGGCGACATCCGCACCTACCGGGCCGCGATCTTCACCGCCCAGTCCTGGATGCTGCTGTCGAAGATCGCCTGCGACGACTCGCTGTTCCCGATCGACCACTGGACGGCGATCGAGCGGACCCACTACATGGAGTCCAGCAAGCTCTTCGTGCCCGTGGACCGGCCGTTCTGGCTGGACGAGGCCGTCGACGACAACGGGAACCCCACCGGTCGCGACGTGATGTCGATGACGCTCACCGACCGCATGACCCGCGGGACCTACCTCCTCGACGACGGCCCGGACAAGCCCGCCGTGATCTGCCTGTCGTACACCTGGTGCGACGACAGCCTGAAGTGGCTGCCGCTGTCCGCGAACGAGCGGATGGAGGTGATGCTGAAGTCGCTCGGCGAGATCTATCCGAAGGCCGACATCAGGAAGCACATCATCGGCAGCCCGGTGACGGTCTCCTGGGAGAACGAGCCCTACTTCATGGGCGCGTTCAAGGCCAACCTGCCCGGCCACTACCGCTACCAGCGGCGCCTGTTCACCCACTTCATGCAGGACCGGCTGCCCGAGGACAAGCGGGGCATCTTCCTCGCCGGTGACGACATCTCCTGGACGGCCGGCTGGGCCGAGGGCGCCGTCCAGACCGCGCTGAACGCGGTCTGGGGCGTCATGCACCACTTCGGCGGGGAGACCGACCGGTCCAACCCCGGCCCCGGCGACGTCTACGACGAGATCGCGCCGGTGGAGCTGCCGGAGGACTGACCGGGCGAGCCGCGGTCGGGCAGGTGGTCCGGGAGGTCAGTCGGGCAGCGGGGTGAGCATCATCCGGCCCGCGAAGCCGACCGCCGCGTCGAGGCGGTCGGTGAACTCCTCGGCCACCTCCGGGAGGCGGCGCAGCGCCCACAGCGCACGCGCCGCGGCCCAGGTGGCGTCGCGGGCGCGGTCCAGACTCCAGGAGCCGAGCAGATGGGTCAGCGGGTCGGCGATCTGGAGCAGGTCGGGACCCGGCATCAGATCTTCGCGGACCCGCTCCTCCAGCGTCACGAGGAGGTCGCCCACGCGGTCGAACTCGTCCTCCAGCTCGGCCGGTTCGCAGTCCAGCGTACGACAGGCGTCCACCACGGCGAGCGCGAGATCGTGGCCGATGTGCGCGTTGATGCCCGCGAGCGCGAACTGCAACGGGCGTACGCCGGGATGGCGGCGGAACTGGAGCAGCGGCCGCCAGCAGGCCGGTGGGCGGCGCCCCTGCGCCGCCGCGTCGACCGCCGCGAGATAGCGTTCCGCGAACCGTACGTCCAGCGTGATCGCGGCCCGCGCGTCCGCGAACCGCCCGCTGTCGATGTGCCGGTCGACGGCCTCGGTGACGGCCAGGTAGACGCGGTTGAACACCGCGACCCCGTCCCTCGCGGGCAGGGCCGCGTCCAGCGCCCGCATCCGGGCGACCACGCCGTCGACGGGAGTGGCGAACTGCTCCAACTGCGTCATGGGGGCAGCGTCCCAGTCCTAGGCTTGCACGGGTGCCGGCGGGCCCGACGCTTCCCCAGAACGGGGGAACGCGCCGCCGCACCGGGGAGGGGGACCGAGCACCGTGTCAGGCTTACGTGCCAGGCGCCTGGCCGCCCGCCGGGCCGAGCGCAGACGGGCCGCCCGGCGCAACGCCATGCTCGCGGCGGCCTGTGCCGTGGTCGCGGCCGGCACCGTGAGCGGCATGCTGACCGCATTCGACGACGGCGCCGGCGCGGACCGCGCGGGCGGGTCCGGGGCCGGCGCCTCGACACGGTCGGAACCGCTGCCCGTCGTGCCGTCCCGGTCCCCGTCGCCCTCGGTGACACCCTCCCCGGCGGACACCGCCTCGGCCGCCGCCTCCAGGAAGGTGACCGCCACGGCCGCCTCCGGCACCGGGACCCGGCGGCAGGCGGCCGTCCCGGGCACCCGCCTCTACCGCCACCCGCAGTCCCAGGTCCTCGACTGGGTCCGGGCCCATCCCGGCGACCCGCGCCGGGCGGTCATCGAGTCCCGCATCGCGGGCCGGCCGGCCTCGGTGTGGTTCGCCGACTTCACGCCCGCGACCATCACCTCGCGGGTCGCCGCCGTCACCTCGGGTGCCGCCGCGCAGGACCGGGTGCCGGTCCTGGTGGCGTACGCGGTCCCGAACCGCGACTGCGGCGGCCACTCCCAGGGCGGGGCGCCGGACCTGGCCGCCTACGACGCCTGGATCGACCGGTTCGCGGCGGGCCTCGGCTCCGGGGAGGTCATCGTCGTCCTGGAGCCCGACTCGGTCGCCCAGGCCGGCTGCCTGTCAGCGGCGGACCGCGCCGACCGGTTCGCCTCCCTGGCCCGGGCCGGCCGCGTCCTGAAGGCCGCCAACCCCAGGGCACGGGTCTACTACGACGCCGGCCACTCGGGCTGGAACCCGGCCGCCAGGCAGGCGGAACTGCTGAAACAGGCCGGTGCCGCCTCGCCCGACTCCTCCGACGGCATCTTCAGCAACGTCTCCAACTTCCACCGCACCGCCGACGAGATCGCCTACGACCGCCGGGTGCTCGACGCCCTGGGCGGCCCCGAAGGGCTGGGCGCGGTGATCGACACCAGCCGCAACGGCAACGGCGCCCCGGCCGACGGAGAGTGGTGCGACCCGGCGGGACGAAAAATCGGGCAGGCCCCGACGCCGGCCACCGGCCAGGCGCGGATCGACGCCTATCTGTGGGTGAAGCTGCCGGGCGAGTCGGACGGCTGCAAGGGCGCGCCGGGCACCTTCGCACCGGACTACGCCTACGACTTGGCGCGCTGATCCCCCTCGTCGTAGCGGGACGTGCCCTCGTCCAGCAGCGGTGCCTGCGTCTTGAGGTGGGCGGGGGCGAAGGCCCGCAGCGCGTGGTAGCCGGTGATGACGACGAGCGTGCCGAGCGCGATGCCGCTGAGCGAGAAGTTGTCGCCGAACTCCAGGCTGACGTTGCCGACGCCGATGATGATGCCCGCCGCGGCCGGTACCAGGTTGAGCGGATTGCGCAGGTCCACCTCGGCGTTGATCCAGATCTGCGCGCCGAGCAGGCCGATCATGCCGTAGAGGATCACGGTGATGCCGCCCAGCACGCCGCCGGGGATCGCCGCGACCACCGCGCCGAACTTCGGGCACACACCGAACAGCAGGGCGAAGCCGGCGGCGGCCCAGTAGGCGGCCGTCGAGTACACCCGGGTCGCCGCCATCACTCCGATGTTCTCGGAGTACGTGGTGTTGGGCGGGCCGCCGACCGCGGTGGACAGCATCGAGCCGACGCCGTCGGCCGAGATCGCCGTGCCGAGCTTGTCGTCGAGCGGGTCGCCGGTCATCTCGCCGACCGCCTTGACGTGGCCGGCGTTCTCCGCGACCAGCGCGATGACCACCGGCAGCGCGACCAGGATCGCCGACCACTCGAAGGACGGGCCGTGGAAGGTCGGCAACCCGATCCAGTCGGCGTCGGCGACCCCCGACAGGTCCAGGCGCCAGTGGTCGGTCACCTTGCCGCTCGCGTCCACGGAGTGGATCCGGCCGAAGACCCGGTCGAGGACCCAGGAGATGCCGTAGCCGAAGACGAGGCCGAGGAAGATCGCCACGCGGGACCAGAAACCACGCAGACAGACGACGGCCAGACCGGTGAACAGCATGACAAGCAGGGCGGTCCACTGGTCCTGCGGCCAGTACGTGGACGCGGTGACCGGAGCGAGGTTGAAGCCGATCAGCATCACGACCGCGCCGGTGACGATCGGCGGCATCGTCGCGTGGATGATCCGCGCCCCGAACCGCTGCACCGCCAGACCGACGAGGAACAGCGCGACGCCGACGACGAAGACCGCGCCGGTCACCGTGGCGCTCGTACCGCCCTGCGCGCGGATCACGGCGGCGACGCCCACGAAGGACAGGGAGCAGCCGAGGTAGCTCGGCACCCGGCCGCGGGTGGCGAGCAGGAACACGATCGTGGCGACGCCCGACATCATGATGGCGAGGTTGGGGTCCAGGCCCATCAGGACCGGCGCCACGAACGAGGCTCCGAACATCGCGACCACATGCTGTGCACCGAGTCCGGCCGTGCGCGGCCAGGACAGCCGCTCGTCGGGCCGGACCACCGCGCCCGGTGCCGGGGTGCGTCCGTCGCCGTGCAGTTTCCAGCGGACGCCGAGATCCATGGGGTGTCGCTTTCGTCGTACGTGCAGTCCGGACCATTGTCATGGCAGGCCAGGGGTGCTTCGGCCACCCGAGCGTCCGGTGGGGGAGAGGCGACGTACGGGCACGGCACGCCCCTGCTCGTCCGGGTCGGCGCCGGGACGCTCCGCCCGGCGCCGTGCGGAGCGTGTCAGGCCCGCGGGTCGGGGACCGCCGCGCTCGCCTGACCGACCTTCGGGTGCTGCCGGCCGCTCGAGCGCAGGACGCCCGCGAAGACCGCGAGCCCGCACGCCAGGGCCGTCACCAGGCCGAACGACACGACCAGGCTGGTCGCCTGCGCCAGCGAGCCGATGGCGCTCGGCGCGATCAGGCCCGAGGTGTAGGTGATGGTCGCGACGCCCGCGATGGCCTGGCTCGGGTTCGGTCCGCTGCGGCCCGCCGCCGCGAAGCACAGCGGTACGACCACCGCGATGCCGAGGCCCATCAGCGCGAAGCCGGTCATCGCCGCCGCCGGGTGGTCCGCGACGACGATCAGCAGCCCGCCCAGGGCGGCGAGCACGCCGCTCCAGCGGACCGTGCGCACCGCGCCGAAGCGGTCCACCACCCGGTCGCCGGCGAACCGGGCCAGCGCCATCGTGAGTGTGAATCCGGTGGTGCAGGCGGCGGCGAGAGCCGCCGAACTGCCGAGCTCGTCCTCCAGGTAGACGGCCGACCAGTCCAGGCTCGCCCCCTCGGCGAACACGGCGCAGAACCCGATCGCGCCGATCAGCACCGCCGACTTCGGCGGCAGCGCGAACCGGGGCGGCGGCTCCTCGTCCTCGGTCGGCTGGAGGTCCAGCACCCAGTGGCAGGCCACGAGGCCCAGTACGGTCAGGACGGCGGCCGCCAGGGCGTGGTGCAGCCGGGCGTCCGTCTCCAGGTGCGCCGCCAGGGTGCCGCCGGCCGAACCGACCAGGGCACCCACGCTCCACCAGCCGTGCAGGCCCGACATGATCGACCGGCTGAGGCGGTTCTCCACCTCCACACCGAGCGCGTTCATCGCGACGTCCGCCATGCCCGCGGTGGCGCCGTAGACGAACAGGGCCGTGCAGAGCGCCGGCAGACCGGGAGCGAGGGACGGCAGGGTCAGCGACAGCGTCCACAGGGCGATCAGTCCGCGCAGCGCCGTACGGGCGCCGAAGCGGTGGCTGATCCGGCCCGCGAGTGGCATCGCGAGCGACGCCCCGAGCGCCGGGAAGGCCAGCGCGAGTCCCAACTGGCCCGCGCTCACCGAGGCGTGGTCCTGGATCCACGGCACACGGGTCGCGAACGAACCGGTGACGGCGCCGTGCACGGCGAACACGGCGGCCACCGCGTACCGGGCGTGTTTCACCTCGCGGTGCTCGCGGACCACGTCACTCATTGTTCCCGCCCCTTGTCATGTCGCTGCGTCACCATGGTCGGCGGTAAACTATCAGGAACCCTGCCTGATAGATAGGGGACCCTCGGCGGCCCGTCCCCGACGCGGCCCCGCCGATCTGGAAGGATCCCGGCATGCCCGCATCCCCCAGCACCGCCCGGGCCATCAACGACCGGCTCGCCCTGCGACTGCTCCAGCAGGAGGGCTCGTTGACGGCCGGACAGTTGAAGCAGCTGACCGGGCTGTCCCGGCCGACCATCGCCGACCTGGTGGAGCGCCTCACCGCCTCCGGGCTGATCGCCGTGGTCGGGGAGGCCGGGGAGCAGCGGCGCGGGCCGAACGCGAAGCTGTACGGGATCGTCGCCGACCGGGCCCATCTGGCCGCGCTGGACGTGCGCACCGAGGGCGTCTCCGTGGTCGTCTCCGACCTGCTCGGCAAGGCGCTCGCCGAGGCGTCCGTGCCGATCGGCGGCGACACCGGGACCGGACCCGCGGTGGAGCAGGCGGTCGCCCTCGTCGAACGTACGGCGAAGG
Coding sequences:
- a CDS encoding flavin monoamine oxidase family protein, which encodes MTSTVPNAVEHTDEQQPPITMFGPDFPYAYDDYLAHAAGIGQIPATEHGAEVAVIGGGLSGIVAAYELMKMGLKPVVYEADRIGGRLRTVGFEGCDPSLTAEMGAMRFPPSSTALQHYIDLVGLETRPFPNPLAEATPSTVVDLKGESHYAETIDDLPQVYRDVAAAWNKCLEEGADFSDMNRAMRERDVPRIREIWAKLVEKLDNQTFYGFLCDSEAFKSFRHREIFGQVGFGTGGWDTDFPNSILEILRVVYTEADDHHRGIVGGSQQLPQRLWERAPGKIVHWPYGTSLATLHEGGEPRPAVTRLNRTAGNRITVTDAAGDIRTYRAAIFTAQSWMLLSKIACDDSLFPIDHWTAIERTHYMESSKLFVPVDRPFWLDEAVDDNGNPTGRDVMSMTLTDRMTRGTYLLDDGPDKPAVICLSYTWCDDSLKWLPLSANERMEVMLKSLGEIYPKADIRKHIIGSPVTVSWENEPYFMGAFKANLPGHYRYQRRLFTHFMQDRLPEDKRGIFLAGDDISWTAGWAEGAVQTALNAVWGVMHHFGGETDRSNPGPGDVYDEIAPVELPED
- a CDS encoding DUF5995 family protein translates to MTQLEQFATPVDGVVARMRALDAALPARDGVAVFNRVYLAVTEAVDRHIDSGRFADARAAITLDVRFAERYLAAVDAAAQGRRPPACWRPLLQFRRHPGVRPLQFALAGINAHIGHDLALAVVDACRTLDCEPAELEDEFDRVGDLLVTLEERVREDLMPGPDLLQIADPLTHLLGSWSLDRARDATWAAARALWALRRLPEVAEEFTDRLDAAVGFAGRMMLTPLPD
- a CDS encoding glycoside hydrolase family 6 protein, whose protein sequence is MSGLRARRLAARRAERRRAARRNAMLAAACAVVAAGTVSGMLTAFDDGAGADRAGGSGAGASTRSEPLPVVPSRSPSPSVTPSPADTASAAASRKVTATAASGTGTRRQAAVPGTRLYRHPQSQVLDWVRAHPGDPRRAVIESRIAGRPASVWFADFTPATITSRVAAVTSGAAAQDRVPVLVAYAVPNRDCGGHSQGGAPDLAAYDAWIDRFAAGLGSGEVIVVLEPDSVAQAGCLSAADRADRFASLARAGRVLKAANPRARVYYDAGHSGWNPAARQAELLKQAGAASPDSSDGIFSNVSNFHRTADEIAYDRRVLDALGGPEGLGAVIDTSRNGNGAPADGEWCDPAGRKIGQAPTPATGQARIDAYLWVKLPGESDGCKGAPGTFAPDYAYDLAR
- a CDS encoding uracil-xanthine permease family protein, whose translation is MDLGVRWKLHGDGRTPAPGAVVRPDERLSWPRTAGLGAQHVVAMFGASFVAPVLMGLDPNLAIMMSGVATIVFLLATRGRVPSYLGCSLSFVGVAAVIRAQGGTSATVTGAVFVVGVALFLVGLAVQRFGARIIHATMPPIVTGAVVMLIGFNLAPVTASTYWPQDQWTALLVMLFTGLAVVCLRGFWSRVAIFLGLVFGYGISWVLDRVFGRIHSVDASGKVTDHWRLDLSGVADADWIGLPTFHGPSFEWSAILVALPVVIALVAENAGHVKAVGEMTGDPLDDKLGTAISADGVGSMLSTAVGGPPNTTYSENIGVMAATRVYSTAAYWAAAGFALLFGVCPKFGAVVAAIPGGVLGGITVILYGMIGLLGAQIWINAEVDLRNPLNLVPAAAGIIIGVGNVSLEFGDNFSLSGIALGTLVVITGYHALRAFAPAHLKTQAPLLDEGTSRYDEGDQRAKS
- a CDS encoding MFS transporter, which produces MSDVVREHREVKHARYAVAAVFAVHGAVTGSFATRVPWIQDHASVSAGQLGLALAFPALGASLAMPLAGRISHRFGARTALRGLIALWTLSLTLPSLAPGLPALCTALFVYGATAGMADVAMNALGVEVENRLSRSIMSGLHGWWSVGALVGSAGGTLAAHLETDARLHHALAAAVLTVLGLVACHWVLDLQPTEDEEPPPRFALPPKSAVLIGAIGFCAVFAEGASLDWSAVYLEDELGSSAALAAACTTGFTLTMALARFAGDRVVDRFGAVRTVRWSGVLAALGGLLIVVADHPAAAMTGFALMGLGIAVVVPLCFAAAGRSGPNPSQAIAGVATITYTSGLIAPSAIGSLAQATSLVVSFGLVTALACGLAVFAGVLRSSGRQHPKVGQASAAVPDPRA